The following proteins are encoded in a genomic region of Alphaproteobacteria bacterium:
- a CDS encoding HNH endonuclease, with protein MMTASLETCPALVLNADFRPLSYFPLSLWSWQDAIKAVFLERVNILSEYDREVHSPSLKMKLPSVIALKEYIPASRYPAFTRFNVFLRDRFACQYCARQHSTHELTFDHVTPRSRGGRTVWDNVVTACGACNLRKGSRLPRECGMYPQQKPFRPAGFQLQENGRAFPPNFLHQSWRDYLYWDTELDPA; from the coding sequence ATGATGACTGCGAGCCTGGAAACTTGTCCGGCCTTGGTCCTGAACGCGGATTTCCGTCCGCTGAGTTACTTTCCTTTATCGTTATGGTCATGGCAGGACGCGATCAAGGCGGTGTTTCTCGAACGCGTCAATATCCTGTCCGAATATGACCGCGAGGTTCACTCGCCCAGCCTGAAGATGAAACTGCCGAGCGTCATCGCGCTCAAGGAATATATTCCGGCCTCGCGCTACCCCGCCTTCACCCGCTTCAACGTCTTTCTGCGCGACCGCTTCGCCTGCCAATATTGCGCGCGGCAGCACAGCACCCACGAACTGACCTTCGATCACGTGACGCCGCGTTCGCGCGGCGGGCGCACGGTATGGGATAATGTCGTCACTGCCTGCGGCGCATGCAATTTGCGCAAAGGCAGCCGGCTGCCGCGTGAGTGCGGCATGTACCCGCAGCAGAAGCCCTTCCGCCCGGCGGGCTTCCAGCTTCAGGAAAACGGGCGGGCCTTCCCCCCCAATTTCCTGCATCAAAGCTGGCGGGATTATCTATATTGGGATACAGAGCTAGACCCCGCTTAA
- a CDS encoding peptidylprolyl isomerase has protein sequence MKFALPALLLLLAFPALAAEPAAPAAAAAADEEKIAVVVNDSAITTSDIRARYLLALISSGMADSPENRNRIMPQVMRNLIDEQIQLQETRRQQISVSQQDIDQALSNIAASNNVPGGDMRAFLAARGVPPETIENQARANIGWIKLVQRQLRPRVEVGDDEVEEALGRIRANAGKQEYFVNEIFLPVDDPEQESAVRDFADKLFAQIRQSGAFGAIARQFSQGPGAMQGGEIGWVRQGMLAPEIDRALGEGKKGDLLGPIKSAKGYHIIAVRDERRIEGGGDPAAKVKIAQLTLPVTATRDRAAALAEAEKMRDTIHGCGELAKRFDGSNGWRYQELEDKPVADMPPWLAEIARTQKVGEAGQPVPTGTAAGLFVVCERTEQGDTGRSTIVNSIGTERLENLARRLLRDLKRNAYIDIRI, from the coding sequence ATGAAATTTGCCCTGCCTGCGCTTCTTCTTCTGCTCGCTTTTCCCGCGCTTGCCGCGGAACCGGCGGCGCCTGCCGCGGCCGCCGCCGCCGATGAAGAAAAAATCGCCGTCGTCGTCAATGACTCCGCCATCACGACCAGCGACATCCGCGCGCGTTATCTGCTGGCGCTTATATCTTCAGGCATGGCCGATAGTCCGGAAAACCGCAATCGCATCATGCCTCAGGTCATGCGCAACCTGATCGACGAGCAAATTCAGCTCCAGGAAACGCGGCGGCAGCAGATTTCCGTCAGCCAGCAGGATATCGATCAGGCGCTCAGCAATATCGCCGCGAGCAACAACGTCCCCGGCGGCGACATGCGGGCATTCCTCGCCGCGCGGGGTGTGCCGCCCGAGACGATAGAAAATCAGGCGCGCGCCAATATCGGCTGGATCAAGTTGGTGCAGCGGCAGCTGCGTCCGCGCGTCGAGGTCGGCGACGACGAGGTCGAGGAAGCGCTGGGGCGCATCCGCGCCAACGCCGGAAAGCAGGAATATTTCGTCAACGAGATTTTTCTCCCCGTCGACGATCCGGAGCAGGAGAGCGCGGTGCGCGATTTCGCGGACAAGCTTTTCGCGCAAATCAGGCAGAGCGGCGCTTTCGGCGCCATCGCGCGGCAGTTTTCGCAAGGCCCGGGAGCGATGCAGGGCGGCGAAATCGGCTGGGTAAGGCAAGGCATGCTGGCGCCCGAAATCGATCGCGCGCTCGGCGAAGGCAAGAAAGGCGATCTCCTGGGGCCGATTAAAAGCGCGAAAGGCTACCATATCATCGCCGTCCGCGACGAGCGGCGGATCGAGGGCGGCGGCGATCCCGCCGCCAAGGTCAAGATCGCGCAACTCACGCTGCCGGTCACGGCGACGCGGGATCGCGCCGCCGCCTTGGCCGAAGCGGAAAAAATGCGCGATACGATTCACGGCTGCGGCGAGCTGGCGAAGCGTTTCGACGGCTCGAACGGCTGGCGCTACCAGGAACTGGAGGATAAGCCGGTCGCCGACATGCCGCCCTGGCTGGCCGAAATCGCCAGAACCCAGAAAGTGGGCGAGGCCGGACAGCCCGTCCCCACCGGCACGGCGGCGGGCTTGTTCGTCGTATGCGAACGCACCGAACAGGGCGACACCGGGCGCTCGACCATCGTCAACAGCATCGGCACCGAACGTCTGGAAAATCTCGCCCGCCGTTTGCTCCGCGATTTGAAGCGGAATGCCTATATTGACATCCGAATCTAA
- a CDS encoding HPr kinase/phosphatase C-terminal domain-containing protein: MPLIHASCVSLPDCGHAGVLIAGAAGSGKSSLALRLMDRGGLLVSDDQTLIEAAPEGPMASAPEALRGLIEIRGYGIIKLPPEKTAAGALVRLYVTLLSPGQMPEPAATPTMQSLPGGEAPCMPLTPHDPAAVAKIFAALHWSLLE, translated from the coding sequence ATGCCACTGATCCATGCTTCTTGCGTCAGCCTGCCGGACTGCGGCCATGCGGGCGTACTGATTGCCGGAGCGGCGGGCAGCGGGAAATCCTCGCTGGCGCTGCGGCTCATGGATCGCGGGGGCTTGCTCGTCAGCGACGATCAAACCTTGATCGAGGCGGCACCGGAAGGGCCGATGGCGTCCGCGCCTGAAGCTTTGCGCGGCCTTATCGAAATTCGCGGCTACGGCATTATAAAACTTCCGCCGGAAAAAACGGCGGCGGGCGCTCTTGTCCGTTTGTATGTCACGCTGCTTTCGCCGGGGCAAATGCCAGAACCCGCCGCCACGCCAACTATGCAATCGCTTCCCGGTGGCGAAGCGCCTTGCATGCCGCTGACTCCGCATGATCCGGCGGCGGTCGCAAAAATTTTTGCGGCATTGCACTGGTCTTTGCTAGAATGA
- the rapZ gene encoding RNase adapter RapZ — translation MTKPASNKNNKRRRVIFVTGMSGAGMSTALKTFEDMGYEAVDNLRQSMIGALVEHGAAQDKPLAVGIDSRNADFNIQDMLAQHERLSADPSLAVTLLFFECGDEALLRRFSETRRRHPLAVDRPVVDGIKRERDLLRPLMDHADHVIDTSLLTLHDLRRLLFGHYRAEQGGGLNLFVTSFAYRYGIPREADLVVDVRFLANPHWDPNLRPLTGQDEPVAAMIAGDEGYRPFADGLLAWLIPLLPRYAQEGKSYLTIAIGCTGGRHRSVFVAEQLGNILAAQGHIVGISHRDLDRTGK, via the coding sequence ATGACCAAACCAGCATCAAACAAAAACAACAAACGGCGCCGCGTCATCTTCGTCACCGGCATGTCGGGCGCTGGCATGTCCACGGCGCTGAAGACGTTCGAGGATATGGGCTATGAGGCTGTCGATAACCTTCGCCAGTCGATGATCGGCGCGCTGGTCGAGCATGGCGCGGCGCAGGACAAGCCGCTCGCCGTCGGCATCGACAGCCGCAATGCCGATTTCAATATCCAGGATATGCTTGCCCAACATGAGCGTTTAAGCGCAGACCCATCGCTGGCGGTGACGCTGCTTTTTTTTGAATGCGGAGACGAGGCGCTGCTGCGCCGTTTCAGCGAAACCCGCCGCCGTCATCCGCTCGCCGTCGACCGGCCGGTCGTGGACGGCATCAAGCGCGAGCGCGATCTTTTGCGTCCGCTGATGGATCATGCGGATCATGTGATCGACACCTCGCTCCTGACGCTGCATGATTTGCGCCGCCTGCTCTTCGGGCATTATCGCGCGGAGCAAGGCGGCGGCTTGAATCTTTTCGTGACTTCCTTTGCTTACCGGTACGGAATTCCGCGCGAGGCCGATCTGGTCGTCGATGTGCGGTTTCTGGCCAATCCGCATTGGGATCCGAATTTGCGCCCGCTGACCGGCCAGGACGAGCCCGTCGCCGCGATGATCGCGGGCGATGAAGGCTATCGTCCTTTTGCCGACGGCTTGCTGGCATGGCTGATTCCGCTTTTGCCGCGCTATGCCCAGGAAGGCAAAAGCTATCTGACCATCGCAATCGGCTGCACCGGCGGCAGGCACCGCTCGGTTTTCGTCGCGGAGCAGCTCGGCAACATTCTCGCGGCGCAAGGCCATATCGTCGGCATCAGTCACCGCGATCTGGACCGGACGGGGAAGTAG
- a CDS encoding NeuD/PglB/VioB family sugar acetyltransferase, translating to MSETTRDLIVYGAGGFGREIAAMAEDGCHAGHGTPKWRVIGFADDTPALRGETVHGLPCLGSLAEASAVRGNAETWCCVAFGDNAARREAAARIEAAGWKAATVIHPSAFVSWQIKLGEGCIVNPMTTISPNVSIGRHALIGTRASIGHDAALGDFSWVAAGASVLGHARIGNGAMIGTNAVVLPHITVGDWATVGACVPAMVPVKPGHTICLPLARTIFKLDRLPDDES from the coding sequence ATGTCCGAAACCACCCGTGATCTGATCGTCTATGGCGCCGGAGGCTTCGGCCGCGAAATTGCCGCCATGGCGGAAGACGGCTGCCATGCGGGCCACGGCACGCCGAAATGGCGCGTGATCGGTTTCGCCGACGACACGCCTGCGTTGCGCGGCGAAACCGTCCACGGCTTGCCCTGCCTCGGCTCGCTGGCGGAAGCGTCGGCGGTGCGCGGCAACGCCGAGACCTGGTGCTGCGTCGCCTTTGGCGACAACGCCGCGCGCCGCGAGGCCGCCGCGCGCATCGAGGCCGCGGGCTGGAAGGCGGCGACCGTCATCCATCCTTCGGCTTTCGTTTCCTGGCAGATCAAGCTGGGGGAGGGCTGCATCGTCAATCCCATGACGACGATATCGCCGAATGTGTCGATCGGCCGCCACGCGCTGATCGGCACGCGCGCTTCCATCGGCCATGACGCCGCGCTCGGCGATTTTTCATGGGTCGCGGCGGGAGCCTCGGTTCTCGGTCACGCCCGGATCGGCAATGGCGCGATGATCGGGACCAACGCCGTGGTGCTGCCGCATATTACGGTCGGAGACTGGGCCACCGTCGGCGCATGCGTTCCCGCCATGGTTCCGGTCAAGCCCGGCCATACGATTTGTTTGCCTTTGGCGCGCACCATCTTTAAGCTGGATCGTCTTCCCGACGACGAGTCATAA
- a CDS encoding SRPBCC family protein → MSIIVSPGKPAKIARDPAVWTAEFTDPAVLKAERERFGRRAWTMLGLTRDLAAHGDWIRADLWGRSVFVQRFHDKLAGFENVCAHRFFPLRTEDKGNGPLRCGLHGWMYDAKGKVIGAPLCEELFGKKQGALDRHLKSIEVDICGGLVFGRLPPEPGDETPRPSLADYLGPFHAPVEKITGSFDPMGDIERTVAANWKICYHLTLEDYHIGIAHPGTFSANGYLPPGVFRYFRGDPHSAMIVDKTRIYDEIFADFRESCARDRMAKPSYIIMQIFPNLLLFMTWNGIAGVGLYTPTAPDTTFYRINYAQILEPDVELFTAEVKEGIMKYSTTLAEEDQLSAERLQQTAHQTWMEPMLGGQEERIAWFDETYAKFMAG, encoded by the coding sequence ATGTCCATTATCGTAAGCCCCGGCAAGCCCGCCAAGATCGCGCGCGATCCGGCGGTCTGGACTGCCGAATTCACCGATCCGGCCGTCTTGAAGGCCGAGCGCGAGCGTTTCGGACGTCGCGCCTGGACCATGCTGGGCCTTACGCGCGATCTCGCCGCGCATGGCGACTGGATCAGGGCCGATTTGTGGGGCCGCTCGGTATTCGTGCAGCGCTTTCATGACAAGCTCGCCGGTTTCGAGAATGTCTGCGCGCACCGTTTTTTTCCGTTGCGCACGGAGGACAAGGGCAACGGACCGCTGCGCTGCGGCCTGCATGGCTGGATGTATGACGCCAAGGGCAAGGTCATCGGCGCGCCGCTGTGCGAGGAACTGTTCGGCAAGAAACAGGGCGCGCTCGACCGTCATCTGAAGTCTATCGAGGTCGATATCTGCGGCGGGCTTGTGTTCGGGCGCTTGCCGCCGGAGCCGGGGGACGAAACGCCGCGCCCGTCGCTCGCCGACTATCTCGGCCCGTTCCATGCGCCGGTCGAGAAGATCACCGGCTCGTTCGATCCGATGGGCGACATCGAGCGGACGGTCGCCGCCAACTGGAAAATCTGCTACCATCTGACGCTCGAAGATTATCATATCGGCATCGCTCATCCTGGAACCTTCAGCGCCAACGGCTATCTTCCGCCCGGCGTGTTCCGTTATTTCCGGGGCGATCCTCACAGCGCGATGATCGTGGATAAGACCAGGATATATGACGAGATTTTCGCCGACTTCCGCGAGAGCTGCGCGCGCGATCGCATGGCGAAGCCGAGTTATATCATCATGCAAATATTCCCCAATCTCCTGCTCTTCATGACATGGAACGGCATCGCGGGGGTCGGCTTATATACTCCCACCGCGCCTGATACGACCTTCTACCGGATAAACTACGCGCAAATTCTGGAGCCGGACGTGGAGCTGTTTACCGCCGAGGTCAAGGAGGGCATCATGAAATACAGCACCACCCTCGCCGAAGAGGACCAGCTGTCCGCCGAGCGTCTGCAGCAGACGGCGCACCAGACATGGATGGAGCCTATGCTTGGCGGCCAAGAGGAGCGCATCGCCTGGTTCGACGAAACCTACGCGAAATTCATGGCCGGGTAG
- a CDS encoding GcrA family cell cycle regulator, giving the protein MTWTEQKIQMLRDMWGNGFSASDIAKRLGGLTRNAVIGKAHRLKLSGRPSPIRREDETAPKATGMVRARAPKKIMMRPGPSMPPPPPPAPVAIVKRSAEAMKSAVAPIKTTERQCRWPYGDPRSQDFKFCGCHTVEGLPYCPDHARAAYQNFGRGRGKRDEAQTSLPSA; this is encoded by the coding sequence ATGACCTGGACTGAGCAAAAGATCCAAATGCTGCGCGATATGTGGGGCAACGGCTTCAGCGCCAGCGATATCGCCAAAAGGCTCGGCGGATTAACCAGAAACGCCGTGATCGGGAAAGCACACCGGTTAAAATTGTCCGGACGCCCCTCCCCGATTCGCCGCGAAGATGAAACCGCGCCCAAGGCCACCGGCATGGTTCGGGCCAGAGCGCCGAAGAAAATCATGATGCGGCCCGGGCCGTCCATGCCCCCTCCGCCTCCGCCCGCGCCGGTGGCTATCGTCAAGCGCAGCGCCGAGGCGATGAAATCCGCCGTCGCGCCGATCAAGACGACCGAGCGCCAATGCCGCTGGCCTTACGGCGATCCGCGTTCGCAGGATTTCAAATTCTGCGGCTGCCATACGGTGGAAGGCTTGCCTTATTGTCCCGATCACGCCCGCGCCGCCTATCAGAATTTCGGACGCGGCCGCGGCAAGCGCGACGAAGCACAGACAAGTTTGCCGAGCGCGTAG
- a CDS encoding LptF/LptG family permease produces MIVGWTIFRYIALQFLTWFGAFLFGLAGVILLFEVAELLRRAADVPSATVPIVLQMAFFKLPETIEKVLPFVVLFSGMFTFWRLTRSQELVVVRASGVSVWQFLMPVMLTTLALSAVNVTIVNPIGARMIARYWEMESSYLYRLPTLELTGAGLWLRQKSTTYEYLLHADYVTLEPLTLRPLMVIVYDKDNSYIGRIDAANAVLKDNSWIIENAWFNQNHEQAQLLPEFRIPTDLTLQKIQESMAAPNTISFWQLPQFINALQAIGLPALRHQMEFQGLLAQPWMLMAMAFFAAAFSLRLVRRGGTLALAFAGVTVGSFAFALNSVLVALGTTQTLPVALAAWATPLICLASGAAALLYLEDG; encoded by the coding sequence ATGATCGTCGGCTGGACCATTTTCCGCTATATCGCGCTGCAGTTCCTGACCTGGTTCGGGGCGTTTCTGTTCGGCCTCGCCGGGGTTATCCTCCTGTTCGAGGTCGCCGAGCTTCTGCGCCGCGCCGCCGACGTGCCTTCGGCGACGGTGCCCATCGTCCTGCAGATGGCTTTTTTCAAATTGCCGGAAACCATCGAGAAGGTTTTGCCTTTCGTCGTGCTGTTCTCGGGCATGTTCACTTTCTGGCGGCTGACGCGCAGCCAGGAACTGGTCGTCGTGCGCGCGAGCGGCGTTTCTGTCTGGCAATTCCTCATGCCGGTCATGCTGACGACGCTCGCGCTCAGCGCAGTGAACGTCACCATCGTCAATCCCATCGGCGCGCGGATGATCGCCCGCTACTGGGAAATGGAATCGAGTTATCTGTACCGCCTGCCCACATTGGAGCTGACGGGCGCCGGGCTGTGGCTGCGGCAGAAATCCACGACTTATGAATATCTGCTCCATGCGGACTACGTGACGCTGGAACCGCTGACGCTGCGCCCGCTGATGGTCATCGTCTATGACAAGGACAACAGCTATATCGGCCGGATCGACGCCGCCAACGCGGTGCTGAAGGACAATTCGTGGATTATCGAGAATGCCTGGTTCAACCAGAACCACGAGCAGGCGCAGCTTTTGCCGGAATTCCGGATTCCGACCGATCTGACGCTGCAGAAGATTCAGGAAAGCATGGCCGCGCCCAACACCATCTCCTTCTGGCAGTTGCCGCAATTCATCAACGCGCTGCAAGCCATCGGCCTGCCCGCCCTGCGCCACCAGATGGAGTTTCAGGGACTTCTCGCCCAGCCCTGGATGCTCATGGCGATGGCTTTCTTCGCGGCGGCGTTTTCCCTGCGGCTCGTCCGGCGCGGCGGAACGCTCGCGCTCGCTTTTGCGGGCGTGACGGTCGGCAGCTTCGCCTTCGCCCTTAACAGCGTTCTCGTGGCGCTCGGCACCACGCAGACCCTGCCGGTCGCCCTGGCCGCCTGGGCCACGCCGCTCATTTGCCTGGCTTCCGGGGCGGCGGCCCTGCTTTATCTTGAAGATGGTTGA
- a CDS encoding acyl carrier protein — translation MDKAEFFLALDELLELKPGTITGPEKLSSFDNWDSLAVISLIALADEKFNIVLGSDAIAEAQTFDELLTIVSQNNAD, via the coding sequence ATGGACAAGGCCGAATTTTTCCTGGCGCTCGACGAATTGCTCGAATTGAAGCCCGGCACCATAACGGGACCGGAAAAGCTGTCGTCTTTCGACAATTGGGATTCCCTCGCCGTCATCAGCCTGATCGCGCTGGCGGACGAAAAATTCAACATCGTGCTCGGCAGCGACGCCATCGCCGAAGCGCAGACCTTCGATGAACTGCTGACCATCGTGTCGCAAAACAACGCCGACTGA
- a CDS encoding ketoacyl-ACP synthase III, producing the protein MQSVIKNTRIAGVCTAVPSRKVNFFETAGMFAREEIERIYATTGIAEIRAAPANMLPSDMCAAAAERLMDQLGWERSSIDLLVFVTQGPDVPLPATACLLQHRLGLSTGCAAYDVNLGCSGYVYGMWMASQLLAGSKNGRALLLVGDRSTGGLRPGDRGTVSLFGDAGSATAIERTTEDNPIYMVTGTDGRGAVHLNVKVGAVRRTIPILNKPMLDEDYEVMKQNSKVHLNGGEVFAFTLRVVPKLIDETLALAGIGKEDVDYYVFHQANKFILEHLARKMKLPEGRSPIDLEKWGNTSSASIPLTLCNKLGGILGGEKKKICLAGFGVGWSWAAAVLDMGPLAVAEVYEIPDDYPCESAPLKMPVLKGNYDDEIHES; encoded by the coding sequence ATGCAGTCCGTCATCAAAAACACCCGCATCGCCGGCGTATGCACGGCGGTGCCCAGCCGCAAGGTCAATTTCTTCGAGACGGCGGGCATGTTCGCGCGCGAGGAAATCGAGCGCATCTACGCCACCACCGGCATCGCCGAAATTCGCGCCGCGCCGGCCAACATGCTGCCGTCCGATATGTGCGCCGCCGCCGCCGAGCGGCTGATGGACCAGTTGGGATGGGAGCGATCGAGCATCGATCTCCTGGTGTTCGTCACGCAGGGGCCGGACGTGCCGCTGCCCGCCACCGCCTGCCTGCTGCAGCACCGCCTCGGCCTGTCGACCGGCTGCGCCGCCTATGACGTCAATCTCGGCTGCTCGGGCTATGTGTATGGCATGTGGATGGCGAGCCAGCTCCTGGCGGGATCTAAAAACGGGCGCGCGCTGCTGCTGGTCGGCGACCGCTCGACCGGCGGGCTGCGCCCCGGCGATCGCGGCACGGTTTCGCTGTTCGGCGACGCCGGCTCGGCGACGGCCATCGAGCGCACGACCGAAGACAATCCGATCTATATGGTCACCGGAACCGACGGGCGCGGCGCGGTGCATCTGAACGTCAAGGTCGGGGCGGTGCGCCGCACGATCCCGATCCTGAACAAGCCGATGCTGGACGAAGATTACGAAGTCATGAAGCAAAACAGCAAGGTTCACCTCAATGGCGGCGAAGTGTTCGCCTTCACGCTGCGCGTGGTGCCGAAGCTGATCGACGAAACGCTGGCGCTGGCCGGAATCGGCAAGGAGGATGTCGATTATTACGTCTTCCATCAGGCCAACAAATTCATCCTCGAGCATCTGGCGCGCAAGATGAAGCTGCCCGAGGGCCGCTCGCCGATCGATCTCGAAAAATGGGGCAATACCAGCTCCGCCTCCATCCCGCTCACCTTATGCAACAAGCTGGGCGGCATCCTTGGCGGCGAAAAGAAGAAGATATGTCTGGCCGGATTCGGCGTCGGCTGGTCCTGGGCGGCGGCGGTTCTCGATATGGGGCCGCTCGCGGTCGCCGAAGTCTATGAAATCCCCGACGATTATCCGTGCGAGTCGGCGCCGCTGAAAATGCCGGTTCTTAAGGGTAATTATGACGATGAAATCCATGAGAGCTGA
- a CDS encoding SDR family oxidoreductase — MADAVSLPAAEFSGRRILITGAAGSIGSATARLLAEAGAELILSGRDAARLEKVAADLPGGSATIAVFDLAAADAIPGWIRELAEKGGPLAGIAHTAGIQINRALKMMTAEFSDAMLHANVTSAIMLAKGLRQRDCHAEGASLVLLSSAAARIGGAGNVAYASSKGAIIAAASSIAHELLRDKIRVNCVVPGLVESDMAARSRAVTPPESWNAVLAAYPLGIGHPDDVAHGIVYLLSRRSRWITGTDLRIDGGLSIV; from the coding sequence ATGGCTGACGCCGTTTCCCTTCCCGCCGCAGAATTCTCGGGCCGCCGTATTTTGATCACCGGCGCCGCCGGTTCGATAGGAAGCGCTACCGCCCGCTTGCTGGCCGAAGCGGGCGCGGAGCTTATCCTGTCGGGACGCGACGCGGCCAGACTGGAAAAGGTCGCCGCCGATTTGCCGGGAGGTTCCGCGACCATCGCCGTCTTCGATCTCGCCGCCGCCGACGCCATTCCGGGCTGGATACGGGAGCTTGCGGAAAAAGGCGGCCCCCTCGCGGGCATCGCCCATACTGCGGGCATCCAGATCAACCGCGCCCTGAAGATGATGACCGCCGAATTTTCCGATGCGATGCTGCACGCCAACGTCACCAGCGCCATCATGCTGGCCAAGGGGCTGCGTCAGCGCGACTGCCATGCGGAGGGCGCGTCGCTGGTGCTGCTAAGCTCGGCTGCCGCCCGCATCGGCGGCGCGGGCAATGTCGCCTATGCGTCCAGCAAGGGCGCGATCATCGCGGCGGCAAGTTCGATCGCGCATGAATTGCTGCGCGACAAAATCCGCGTCAATTGCGTGGTGCCCGGCTTGGTGGAAAGCGACATGGCCGCGCGGTCGCGCGCGGTGACGCCGCCTGAAAGCTGGAATGCCGTGCTGGCCGCCTATCCGCTGGGCATCGGCCATCCTGACGACGTGGCGCACGGGATCGTCTATCTGCTCTCGCGGCGCAGCCGCTGGATCACCGGCACGGATTTGCGGATCGATGGCGGCCTGAGTATTGTCTAG